A region from the Candidatus Poribacteria bacterium genome encodes:
- a CDS encoding zinc-binding dehydrogenase, protein METTRTARATVMSGKNFEVREYPIVDPAPGTVLVRQELGGICGTDLHNWEFGHIKHDIILGHENVGVIETLGEGVETDYLGNPVKEGDRIALSPSGGLGFSPSEEAPYLRGGFSEYIYLSNPDTNMFLRTDLPPEIAVLAEPASCAAHCVSRGRIEFGDTVVIQGTGPIGLLALNWARVSGAGRLIAVGGPPGRLEMAKRLGADLTIDIAEVSDPEERKKIVRENTSQGEGADVVYECTGFPAAIPEGLDYIRYSGTYVVYGHFVDVGTFDCNPNQMLMRKNLRLEAGWGFERKHFLRAIPMLEKHASLFGGFVSHILPLEDVSKGFDALHENYHLDGKDTIKIAVRGGA, encoded by the coding sequence ATGGAAACCACCAGAACCGCACGCGCCACCGTGATGAGTGGCAAAAATTTTGAAGTCCGAGAATATCCGATAGTCGATCCCGCGCCCGGGACAGTCTTGGTCCGTCAAGAGTTAGGTGGTATTTGTGGCACCGATCTCCACAACTGGGAATTCGGACATATCAAACACGATATTATCCTCGGGCATGAGAATGTCGGTGTGATTGAGACGCTCGGGGAAGGTGTCGAAACAGACTACCTTGGGAACCCGGTTAAAGAAGGGGACAGAATCGCGCTCTCACCGAGTGGCGGACTCGGTTTCTCTCCATCGGAAGAAGCACCATATCTGCGCGGTGGATTCAGTGAGTACATCTATCTTTCAAATCCAGACACAAATATGTTCCTTAGAACCGATCTACCCCCAGAAATCGCTGTTCTCGCTGAACCGGCTTCTTGTGCGGCACACTGTGTCTCTCGTGGACGGATCGAATTTGGGGATACAGTGGTGATTCAAGGTACGGGTCCGATCGGTCTGCTTGCCCTCAATTGGGCAAGAGTTTCTGGCGCAGGTAGGCTTATCGCTGTTGGTGGACCTCCAGGAAGACTTGAAATGGCAAAAAGACTGGGGGCAGACCTTACCATTGACATCGCCGAAGTGTCAGACCCGGAAGAACGGAAAAAAATTGTCCGCGAAAATACGTCGCAAGGCGAAGGTGCCGATGTCGTCTACGAATGCACCGGCTTTCCCGCCGCTATCCCCGAAGGTTTAGACTACATCAGGTACAGCGGAACTTACGTTGTCTATGGACATTTCGTAGATGTCGGCACTTTTGACTGCAATCCGAACCAGATGTTAATGCGTAAAAACCTGCGATTGGAAGCCGGATGGGGGTTCGAGAGAAAGCATTTCCTCCGCGCCATCCCAATGCTTGAGAAGCACGCCTCGCTTTTTGGCGGGTTTGTCAGCCACATTCTTCCATTAGAAGATGTGTCCAAAGGTTTTGATGCGCTTCATGAAAACTATCACTTAGATGGCAAAGATACGATTAAGATTGCTGTCAGGGGTGGTGCCTAA
- a CDS encoding phytanoyl-CoA dioxygenase family protein — MPQPPIFHSYAFGQKERKTLDSDGHFVLPGLLTPDAQEKLTNSLSHIHELSRTSKEGHEPNRFSAEYDDYLESLIAHPQMIELARKVLGEDIRYDHCVSLNRPGGNRGIGWHSHGYADDNPSLGFVRIFFYVNGFEPDDGGLKAVPGSHLYRDARIHAPTDEVLREGWLAGRKHPETAEPLEIEALSAPSGTVALMWTHAAHAVSPRKPDSHTRWCIVYAYRNPGRPSGARWITPEFERKPIPGAEGLMSLY; from the coding sequence ATGCCACAGCCCCCGATTTTTCATTCCTATGCGTTTGGTCAGAAAGAACGAAAAACGTTGGATAGCGATGGTCATTTCGTTCTCCCCGGCTTGCTCACGCCAGATGCACAAGAGAAGTTGACGAACTCACTCTCCCATATCCATGAACTCTCTCGTACGTCGAAAGAAGGACATGAACCCAACCGATTTTCTGCAGAATATGACGATTATCTCGAAAGCCTGATTGCACACCCGCAGATGATTGAACTTGCACGGAAAGTTTTGGGTGAAGATATCCGATACGACCATTGTGTGAGCCTCAATAGACCCGGGGGCAATCGTGGTATTGGATGGCATAGTCACGGATACGCTGATGATAACCCAAGTTTGGGGTTCGTCCGTATCTTCTTCTACGTCAATGGATTTGAACCCGACGATGGTGGGTTAAAGGCTGTTCCTGGAAGCCATCTCTATCGGGATGCAAGGATCCATGCTCCAACAGACGAGGTGCTCCGCGAAGGTTGGCTCGCTGGCAGAAAGCATCCAGAGACTGCGGAACCGCTTGAAATCGAGGCGTTATCCGCACCCTCTGGCACAGTTGCGTTGATGTGGACACATGCCGCACATGCAGTAAGTCCACGAAAACCTGATAGTCATACTCGGTGGTGTATCGTCTACGCCTATCGGAACCCCGGTAGACCTTCCGGTGCCCGCTGGATTACCCCCGAATTTGAACGAAAACCTATTCCCGGCGCAGAAGGATTGATGTCTCTTTATTAG
- a CDS encoding sulfatase-like hydrolase/transferase yields MPQNKPHILFLINDEHRPDIQPIEGDPAIRMPTLSRFMEEGTYFRNAYTPSPICVPARQSFLSGLYPRNCGSLNFGDPMPTEVRTIPGQLGNYGYYTCCAGKMHFVGTDVMHGWRERVGRDIIGNNGYPYPAVKDEHHAQIEPEPGTGMKQNKVIQEIRDAQPGLGQWMIHDQYNVDGALLFLEEYFVNASYDRPKANPLCMAVSLIAPHYPYQCPMDLFTYYMQRVEPIVEEPNEQFECDDFFRVRVGEDVTYRQAHRATAAYYGMIEWMDAQFNRVIEKLEHLNVLDDFIIVFLSDHGEMLGTKGVWEKQSFFEASARVPLSIWYPKRFGREPRIVEQNVSLVDLFPTLCELAEIPAPDQLDGQSLVPLIEGNATDWHDTVYSELWRAQNGPSVMVKEGSLKYFRFDNNKGWPEQLFDLSKDPDERNNLIDVPAYADALAKLRAKADALPEPRRKDENNRFIDPHRPIISEKLIVREKT; encoded by the coding sequence ATGCCACAAAATAAACCCCACATTCTATTCCTCATCAACGATGAACATCGTCCTGATATTCAGCCAATCGAAGGAGACCCGGCAATCCGTATGCCGACGCTTTCTCGGTTTATGGAGGAAGGGACCTACTTCCGTAACGCTTACACACCTTCGCCAATTTGTGTGCCTGCCCGACAGAGTTTCCTTTCAGGACTTTATCCACGTAACTGCGGGAGTCTCAATTTCGGCGATCCGATGCCGACGGAAGTCCGAACGATTCCGGGGCAGCTGGGAAACTATGGATATTACACCTGTTGTGCTGGTAAGATGCACTTCGTCGGAACGGATGTGATGCACGGCTGGCGCGAACGCGTCGGACGCGATATCATTGGTAATAACGGGTATCCGTATCCGGCTGTTAAAGATGAACACCACGCACAGATTGAACCGGAACCAGGGACGGGTATGAAGCAAAACAAGGTGATTCAAGAGATCCGTGATGCCCAACCGGGTTTAGGACAGTGGATGATCCATGACCAATACAATGTGGACGGTGCGCTGCTATTTCTTGAGGAGTATTTCGTCAACGCCTCCTATGATCGTCCGAAAGCAAACCCGCTCTGTATGGCGGTAAGTCTCATAGCACCCCACTATCCGTATCAGTGTCCGATGGATCTATTTACCTACTACATGCAGCGCGTGGAGCCTATCGTTGAAGAGCCGAACGAACAATTTGAATGCGACGATTTTTTTAGGGTTAGGGTCGGCGAAGATGTAACCTATCGTCAGGCACACCGGGCGACCGCTGCCTACTACGGGATGATTGAGTGGATGGATGCCCAATTCAACCGCGTCATTGAGAAACTCGAACATCTGAACGTCTTGGACGATTTTATTATCGTTTTCCTCTCTGACCATGGTGAGATGCTTGGGACGAAAGGCGTATGGGAAAAACAGAGTTTCTTTGAGGCTTCGGCACGGGTGCCGCTCTCTATCTGGTACCCGAAGCGGTTTGGGCGAGAACCAAGAATCGTTGAGCAGAATGTCTCGTTAGTGGATCTGTTTCCGACCCTGTGTGAGTTGGCGGAGATCCCTGCCCCTGATCAACTTGATGGACAGTCGCTCGTGCCGCTGATTGAAGGAAATGCAACCGACTGGCACGATACTGTTTATAGTGAACTCTGGCGTGCCCAAAATGGACCCTCTGTTATGGTCAAAGAGGGCAGCCTAAAGTACTTCCGATTTGACAACAACAAAGGGTGGCCCGAACAGCTCTTTGATCTCTCCAAAGACCCAGATGAACGAAACAATCTGATTGATGTTCCTGCCTACGCCGATGCGCTTGCGAAGCTGCGTGCCAAAGCCGATGCCTTACCTGAACCACGCCGTAAAGATGAGAACAACAGGTTCATTGACCCGCATCGTCCGATTATATCAGAAAAATTAATTGTTCGCGAAAAAACTTGA
- a CDS encoding NADP-dependent oxidoreductase, which produces MSNVVSRQIRLKNRIVGMPKESDFELVETSLPEPAAGEVLVQNLYTSVDPYMRGAMRGVELGKPLEGRCAGQILQSNSDAFQVGDYVTGMLGWRDHYVASAESLTAVDLSIAPLQSFLGAVGMPGRTAYFGFLEIGQPKAGETVFVSAAAGAVGSIVCQIAKIKGCRVVASAGSDQKVAWLLETAGVDAAFNYKNVDDLEAELRKHCPDGLDVYFENVGGRHLQAALAVMNMHGRIPLCGMISQYNDIEPTPGPTNLSSAIGKRIRLQGFIVTDFMERNAEFYRDMRQWIAEDKIQWEETIVEGLENAPKAFMALFTGEKLGKIVVKI; this is translated from the coding sequence ATGTCGAATGTTGTAAGTCGGCAAATTCGTCTTAAGAACAGGATTGTTGGGATGCCAAAGGAAAGTGATTTTGAACTCGTGGAGACATCCCTGCCTGAACCCGCGGCAGGAGAGGTATTAGTCCAAAACCTTTACACATCCGTAGACCCATATATGCGCGGTGCCATGCGCGGGGTTGAACTCGGCAAACCCCTGGAAGGCAGATGTGCCGGTCAGATTCTGCAATCCAACAGCGATGCGTTTCAAGTCGGAGACTATGTGACAGGCATGTTAGGGTGGCGTGATCATTACGTTGCATCAGCAGAAAGCCTAACTGCTGTCGATCTGTCAATCGCTCCGCTGCAGTCATTTTTAGGTGCAGTCGGTATGCCCGGACGCACCGCCTATTTCGGATTTCTGGAGATTGGGCAGCCCAAAGCAGGAGAAACAGTGTTTGTATCTGCAGCAGCAGGTGCCGTCGGTTCCATCGTCTGCCAAATCGCTAAAATTAAAGGCTGCCGAGTCGTCGCAAGTGCTGGCTCTGACCAGAAAGTCGCATGGCTATTGGAGACAGCAGGCGTTGATGCCGCTTTTAACTACAAAAATGTTGATGATTTGGAAGCCGAACTCAGGAAACACTGCCCAGATGGGCTTGATGTATACTTTGAGAATGTCGGTGGCAGACATCTCCAAGCCGCACTTGCAGTGATGAATATGCATGGACGTATTCCGCTGTGTGGGATGATCTCCCAATATAACGATATTGAACCGACACCGGGTCCGACCAATCTCAGTTCCGCTATCGGTAAACGGATTAGACTACAAGGGTTTATCGTCACTGACTTCATGGAACGCAACGCTGAATTTTACCGCGACATGCGGCAGTGGATAGCGGAAGATAAAATACAGTGGGAAGAGACAATCGTAGAAGGTTTAGAGAATGCACCAAAGGCGTTTATGGCACTTTTCACAGGTGAGAAACTCGGCAAAATAGTCGTCAAAATATAA
- a CDS encoding phytanoyl-CoA dioxygenase family protein, with amino-acid sequence MKVEKPKEKYDQLIIDGYCVIENVLKEEMLARLRTVTDELIDAQTEDARAAHRSSGSMISVYMHPLFAELVAYPRALQALEALGFLRPKFSSGYVISKPPQSPPLFWHQDWWGWDDPCSYTALPQQLFLMYYLVDTTPDNGCLRVIGGSHLNRHPLHDILPNAHGEALQRVEDAAHPAYQQFPGEIDIPVKAGDLVIGDSRLLHASHGNQSDERRTVITLWYHPFFALLPASMQAHIGRLRQSFAWSEAEWERIAELAPICDGDVEPLKWNRNPGPALK; translated from the coding sequence ATGAAAGTCGAAAAACCGAAAGAGAAATACGATCAATTAATTATTGACGGTTATTGTGTGATTGAGAACGTTTTGAAGGAAGAAATGCTTGCGCGGCTCCGGACGGTGACCGACGAATTGATTGACGCGCAGACAGAAGATGCGCGCGCAGCCCATCGTTCCTCTGGCAGTATGATTAGCGTCTATATGCACCCGTTGTTCGCCGAATTGGTTGCTTATCCACGGGCGTTGCAGGCTCTTGAGGCTTTGGGTTTCTTGAGACCGAAATTCTCATCGGGATACGTCATCAGCAAACCTCCGCAAAGTCCACCGCTATTTTGGCATCAGGATTGGTGGGGGTGGGACGATCCGTGCAGCTATACAGCACTGCCACAACAGTTGTTTCTCATGTACTATCTGGTTGACACAACACCCGACAACGGTTGTCTCCGTGTGATTGGTGGTTCGCACCTCAATCGTCATCCGCTGCACGATATACTCCCCAATGCGCACGGTGAGGCACTGCAGCGCGTGGAAGATGCCGCTCATCCGGCATATCAACAGTTTCCTGGTGAAATTGACATACCTGTGAAAGCAGGGGATTTGGTTATCGGTGATTCTCGACTCCTACACGCTTCGCACGGTAATCAATCAGATGAACGTCGGACGGTGATTACGCTCTGGTATCATCCATTTTTTGCGCTGTTGCCGGCAAGTATGCAAGCACATATCGGCAGACTTCGGCAAAGTTTCGCGTGGTCGGAGGCGGAGTGGGAACGAATCGCCGAACTCGCGCCGATCTGTGATGGCGATGTTGAACCCTTAAAATGGAATCGGAATCCGGGACCTGCATTGAAGTAG
- a CDS encoding class I SAM-dependent methyltransferase, producing the protein MNDLPSEFMRTDFGHEVYDGWYLEHAGHNFEAPEFIKKHIPFYEQALQLSKNDKILEAGCGIGSYSREFVRRGYPVVGMDMSPNFLAEAKRITQLENLEIEYVLGDYNEMRFEEAFSVIFFEGSFFYNSRERLVLLLKRIYKALTPNGRLYFVHSNPSMRKKRSPMEDRSELEKNVFVLQKTEWDEDNEGERCTWLKIDLGTQKHYRCDFFNQHLRPNEIKNCLAGTGFTDVHFYKKRRLEDFHPKDDGFSVVAKK; encoded by the coding sequence ATGAACGATCTCCCCAGCGAGTTTATGAGAACTGATTTTGGGCATGAAGTATACGATGGATGGTACCTTGAACATGCGGGACACAATTTTGAGGCACCAGAATTTATAAAAAAGCATATTCCGTTCTATGAACAGGCACTCCAGTTATCTAAAAATGACAAAATATTAGAGGCAGGCTGCGGAATCGGAAGTTATTCGCGTGAATTTGTCCGGCGCGGCTACCCTGTTGTTGGCATGGACATGTCGCCCAACTTTCTTGCTGAAGCCAAAAGAATTACACAACTCGAAAATTTAGAGATTGAATATGTTTTGGGTGACTACAATGAAATGCGTTTTGAAGAGGCGTTTTCTGTTATTTTCTTTGAAGGCTCGTTTTTCTATAACTCCAGGGAGAGGTTGGTATTGCTCCTAAAACGGATCTATAAAGCACTCACACCTAACGGCAGGCTTTACTTTGTGCATTCAAATCCATCAATGCGAAAGAAGCGATCTCCAATGGAGGATCGGAGTGAGCTTGAGAAAAACGTGTTTGTCCTACAAAAGACAGAATGGGACGAAGATAACGAAGGCGAAAGATGCACTTGGCTGAAAATAGACTTAGGGACGCAGAAACATTACAGATGTGACTTTTTTAATCAGCACCTCCGACCAAACGAAATCAAGAACTGTCTTGCAGGGACGGGATTTACGGATGTCCATTTCTACAAGAAGCGTAGACTCGAAGACTTCCATCCAAAAGACGATGGGTTTTCTGTTGTCGCTAAAAAGTGA